The proteins below are encoded in one region of Desulfosalsimonas propionicica:
- a CDS encoding TusE/DsrC/DsvC family sulfur relay protein codes for MPTVEFEGHSFNVDEDGFIDSFESWNETWVKYVKQQEGIDELNEEHWKVINVLQDYYKKNGIAPMVRVLSKLTGFKLKHIYELFPSGPGKGACKMAGLPKPTGCV; via the coding sequence ATGCCGACAGTTGAATTTGAAGGTCACAGCTTTAACGTAGATGAAGACGGGTTCATTGACAGCTTTGAAAGCTGGAACGAAACTTGGGTCAAATACGTCAAGCAGCAGGAAGGCATTGACGAGTTAAACGAGGAGCACTGGAAAGTCATCAACGTGCTGCAGGACTATTACAAGAAAAATGGTATCGCCCCCATGGTGCGCGTGCTGTCCAAGCTGACCGGCTTCAAGCTCAAGCACATCTACGAGCTGTTTCCGTCCGGCCCGGGCAAGGGCGCATGTAAGATGGCAGGCCTGCCGAAACCCACCGGCTGCGTATAA
- the ahbA gene encoding siroheme decarboxylase subunit alpha — protein sequence MDASLDSVDKTLLNRIQSDFPIDARPFARIAEELGLSEEQVLNRVQRLRQNDVIRRIGGNFSPEKLGYVSTLCACRVPEKDLDHFTSIVNSYPGVTHNYLRDNAFNVWFTFIAPSREDIEENLAEISEKTGISEILNLPATRVYKIRAHFNIK from the coding sequence ATGGACGCATCATTGGACTCTGTCGACAAGACCCTGCTAAACCGTATTCAATCGGATTTTCCCATTGATGCCCGGCCCTTTGCCCGGATTGCCGAAGAACTAGGCCTCAGCGAAGAGCAAGTCCTCAACCGGGTTCAGCGGCTTCGGCAAAATGATGTAATCCGGCGTATCGGCGGCAATTTTTCCCCTGAAAAGCTCGGATATGTCAGCACCTTGTGCGCATGCCGGGTACCGGAAAAGGATCTGGATCACTTCACGTCCATTGTCAACAGTTATCCCGGAGTCACCCACAACTATCTGCGTGACAATGCATTTAATGTCTGGTTTACCTTTATCGCGCCTTCGCGGGAAGATATTGAAGAAAATCTTGCGGAAATTTCAGAAAAAACCGGCATTTCCGAAATCCTTAACCTGCCGGCCACCCGGGTGTATAAGATCCGCGCCCATTTCAACATCAAGTAA
- a CDS encoding nitrilase-related carbon-nitrogen hydrolase, whose product MDRDVRIALVSCRSVIGDTTGNLCRMEQWIIAARNQETHLVCFPELSITGYHVRPPIDTVAESIDGPCSARLADLAKKYNISILAGMAEKSGNRLYAAHLLAQPDSGQCRVYRKLHLGPPEKEFFSPASKIPPLFEACGLRIGVQLCYDAHFPQLSTHMAINGADLLIIAHASPGRSSEEKLASWMRHLPARAFDNGVYVAAVNAAGDNGFGLSFPPVCVLISPEGKLLASYADADEYMLMADLSAQKLRAVRDHPMKYFLPNRRPEIYRAKQKAGSTD is encoded by the coding sequence ATGGACCGTGATGTCCGAATAGCCCTTGTTTCCTGCAGGTCGGTAATCGGCGATACAACCGGCAATCTCTGCCGCATGGAGCAATGGATTATTGCCGCCCGAAACCAGGAAACCCATCTGGTATGTTTTCCGGAACTGAGCATCACCGGCTACCATGTTCGCCCGCCCATTGACACGGTGGCCGAATCCATAGACGGTCCCTGTTCAGCCCGCCTGGCCGATCTGGCCAAAAAATACAATATTTCGATTCTGGCGGGCATGGCTGAAAAATCCGGCAACCGGTTATATGCTGCACACCTGCTTGCACAACCGGATTCAGGACAGTGCCGTGTTTATCGCAAACTTCACCTGGGGCCCCCGGAAAAAGAGTTCTTTTCCCCGGCATCCAAAATCCCGCCATTGTTTGAAGCCTGCGGCCTGCGCATTGGCGTTCAGCTTTGCTATGATGCCCATTTCCCGCAACTTTCCACGCACATGGCGATCAACGGCGCAGATCTGCTGATCATCGCCCATGCCTCCCCCGGCAGGTCTTCCGAGGAAAAACTGGCCTCCTGGATGCGCCATCTGCCGGCTCGGGCTTTTGACAACGGGGTTTATGTGGCGGCTGTCAATGCAGCCGGAGACAATGGATTCGGGCTCAGTTTTCCGCCCGTGTGCGTGCTTATCAGCCCTGAGGGAAAACTTCTGGCGTCATATGCAGATGCGGATGAATACATGCTGATGGCCGACCTGTCTGCGCAAAAGCTACGGGCCGTGCGTGACCATCCAATGAAATACTTTCTGCCCAACCGCCGGCCGGAAATTTACCGGGCGAAACAGAAGGCCGGAAGCACGGATTAA
- a CDS encoding YkgJ family cysteine cluster protein, producing the protein MNTSQTQCMRCGTCCEKGGPALHGADLELVLQKQIAPENLFTLRRGELVHDNVNGGLMITDQEIIKVKSVNGAPACMYYDPEQKACTIYDFRPLECRAMNCRDTQPAEAVYDVDRLDRAAVFGQVDWIMELIQSHEEKCGYAYLDELCRKRQTGDNKKAGQAILEAVRYDLEMRNVVEEKTAMSAQMMDLIFGRCLETTIPAQFGIKLR; encoded by the coding sequence ATGAATACTTCGCAAACCCAATGCATGCGCTGCGGTACCTGCTGTGAAAAGGGCGGGCCCGCACTTCATGGAGCAGATCTGGAACTGGTGCTGCAAAAGCAGATTGCCCCGGAAAACCTGTTTACCCTACGCAGGGGAGAGTTGGTGCATGACAATGTAAACGGCGGCCTGATGATCACTGACCAGGAAATCATCAAAGTCAAGTCCGTAAATGGGGCGCCGGCCTGCATGTATTATGACCCCGAACAAAAGGCCTGCACCATCTACGATTTTCGCCCCCTGGAATGCCGGGCAATGAACTGCCGGGACACGCAGCCCGCAGAGGCGGTTTATGACGTGGACAGACTCGACCGCGCCGCTGTTTTCGGACAGGTTGACTGGATTATGGAGTTAATCCAATCCCATGAGGAAAAATGCGGGTATGCATACCTGGATGAGCTTTGCCGCAAGCGCCAGACCGGGGACAACAAAAAGGCCGGGCAGGCGATTTTGGAAGCCGTGCGTTACGATCTTGAAATGCGAAACGTGGTGGAAGAGAAAACAGCAATGAGTGCTCAGATGATGGATCTGATCTTCGGCCGCTGCCTGGAGACAACCATCCCTGCCCAGTTCGGTATCAAGCTTCGCTGA
- the nifJ gene encoding pyruvate:ferredoxin (flavodoxin) oxidoreductase: MAKMQTIDGNTAAVHVAYALSEVAAIYPITPSTSMGETADEWAAAGRKNIFGQPLHVREMQSEAGAAGAVHGALAAGSLTTTFTASQGLLLMIPNMYKISGELLPGVFHVTARAVAGHALSIFGDHSDVMAVRQAGFAMLASGSVQEVMDMALISHLAALEASVPVLHFFDGFRTSSEIQKIEVIDYEEMADLVNYQAIREFRARSMNPEHPHIRGTAQNPDIFFQNREACNPYYLAIPTIVMDTMEKVSQATGRSYHLFDYVGHPEAERVVVAMGSGTETLEEVTNHLNNQGERVGLLKVRLYRPFSIEHFLAALPGSVEQITVLDRTKEPGAIGDPLYLDVCTAFMEYGESPEIHAGRYGLGSKEFTPGMAKAVFDNMKALAPKHHFTVGIKDDVTYSSLAVEEQFDTAPEGTIQCKFWGFGSDGTVGANKSAIKIIGDHTDKFAQGYFAYDAKKSGGVTVSHLRFAPQPIQSTYQVHSADFVACHKANYVQIYDVLEGIKPGGTFLLNSPWSKEEMEEQLPASMKRTIAEKKLKFYNIDAIAIAEKVGLGGRINMIMQTAFFKVANVLPFEEAVDFLKKDIHKTYGKKGEKVVQMNIDAVDQSVANLEQIDYPDSWKDAGLPSVAASSEPDFIRNVMRPMTIQQGDKLPVSVFEPDGIFPVGTTKYEKRGVAINVPEWIAENCIQCNQCAFVCPHAAIRPGLFTDEELKDAPKGFETIDAVGKDVKGYKFRIQVYPLDCQGCGNCADICPAKTKALVMKPIHTQSTKQVPLEQYFETLPVRDDLTRRTTVKGSQFSQPLLEFSGACAGCGETPYVKVLTQMFGERMIIANATGCSSIWGASAPSVPYCTNKDGFGPTWGNSLFEDAAEFGYGMGLAVNQRRKWLADMINEALAADISDELKEAMRGWLENMNNAEGSRKYGDQMKQLLAGMDRSPMLQSIYDFADVFTKKSIWAFGGDGWAYDIGYGGLDHVIASGENINLLIMDTEVYSNTGGQSSKGTPTGAVAKFAASGKKLSKKDLGRMAMTYGYVYVASVAMGANKQQLMRAFKEADEYDGPSVIICYAPCINQGIRVGMGKSQEEMKRAVESGYWPLYRFNPELEKEGKNPFVLESKAPDGTLQEFLGGETRFASLEKTFPEESKKLRQQIEQEANRKYEILRLIADPKSICDDAEGSKEQKDEGKNQ, from the coding sequence ATGGCGAAAATGCAAACCATCGACGGAAACACGGCCGCCGTGCATGTGGCCTATGCCTTAAGCGAGGTGGCGGCGATCTATCCGATCACGCCCTCGACATCAATGGGGGAAACAGCTGATGAATGGGCGGCTGCAGGCAGAAAAAATATTTTCGGACAGCCTCTCCATGTGAGGGAAATGCAGTCTGAAGCCGGTGCGGCCGGTGCAGTCCACGGTGCCCTGGCAGCCGGATCGCTGACCACAACTTTTACCGCATCCCAGGGGCTGCTTTTGATGATCCCCAATATGTACAAGATTTCCGGGGAACTGCTGCCGGGCGTGTTTCATGTCACAGCCCGGGCCGTGGCCGGCCATGCCCTGTCGATCTTTGGCGATCACAGCGACGTGATGGCCGTGCGTCAGGCTGGGTTTGCCATGCTGGCTTCCGGATCGGTCCAGGAAGTCATGGACATGGCTTTGATATCGCATCTGGCCGCCCTTGAGGCCAGCGTGCCGGTTCTGCACTTTTTTGATGGGTTCCGTACTTCCAGCGAGATCCAGAAAATCGAGGTGATTGATTACGAGGAAATGGCGGATCTGGTCAATTACCAGGCCATACGCGAGTTCCGGGCCCGCTCCATGAACCCGGAACACCCCCACATCCGGGGCACGGCCCAGAATCCGGACATTTTCTTCCAAAACCGGGAGGCCTGCAATCCCTATTACCTGGCCATTCCCACCATCGTCATGGACACCATGGAAAAGGTTAGCCAGGCAACCGGGCGGAGTTATCACCTGTTTGACTATGTGGGCCATCCCGAGGCCGAACGGGTTGTGGTGGCCATGGGATCGGGCACCGAGACCCTGGAGGAAGTCACCAATCATTTAAACAATCAGGGAGAACGGGTCGGGCTGCTCAAGGTGCGCCTGTACCGTCCGTTTTCCATTGAGCATTTTCTGGCCGCGCTCCCCGGATCCGTGGAGCAGATCACGGTCCTCGACCGCACCAAGGAACCCGGCGCCATCGGCGATCCCCTTTATCTGGATGTGTGCACGGCATTTATGGAATACGGTGAATCCCCCGAGATTCATGCCGGCCGATACGGGCTCGGTTCCAAGGAGTTTACCCCGGGCATGGCCAAGGCGGTGTTTGACAACATGAAGGCCCTGGCGCCCAAGCATCATTTCACCGTGGGCATCAAAGACGATGTGACCTACAGCTCTCTTGCGGTGGAGGAACAGTTTGACACCGCACCCGAGGGCACCATCCAGTGCAAGTTCTGGGGGTTTGGCTCAGACGGCACCGTGGGGGCAAACAAGAGCGCCATCAAGATTATCGGCGATCACACCGACAAGTTTGCCCAGGGCTATTTTGCCTATGACGCCAAGAAGTCCGGCGGTGTGACAGTATCTCACCTGCGCTTTGCCCCCCAGCCCATTCAATCCACCTACCAGGTCCATTCCGCGGACTTTGTGGCCTGCCACAAGGCCAATTACGTGCAGATTTATGACGTGCTGGAGGGCATCAAGCCCGGTGGCACCTTTCTGCTCAACTCCCCCTGGTCCAAAGAGGAAATGGAAGAGCAGCTGCCGGCTTCAATGAAGCGCACCATTGCTGAAAAGAAGCTGAAGTTCTACAACATTGACGCCATTGCCATTGCCGAAAAAGTCGGACTTGGCGGCCGGATCAACATGATTATGCAGACGGCCTTTTTCAAGGTGGCCAATGTTTTGCCCTTTGAAGAAGCCGTGGATTTTCTCAAGAAAGATATTCACAAGACCTATGGCAAAAAGGGCGAAAAGGTCGTTCAGATGAACATTGATGCTGTTGACCAGTCTGTTGCCAATCTCGAGCAGATCGATTATCCAGATTCCTGGAAGGATGCCGGACTGCCGTCGGTTGCGGCCAGCAGCGAGCCGGATTTTATCAGAAATGTCATGCGCCCCATGACCATTCAGCAGGGCGACAAACTGCCGGTTTCAGTATTTGAACCCGACGGAATCTTTCCGGTGGGCACAACCAAATACGAAAAACGCGGCGTTGCCATCAATGTGCCGGAATGGATTGCAGAAAACTGTATCCAATGCAACCAGTGTGCCTTTGTCTGTCCCCATGCCGCCATTCGTCCCGGGCTTTTCACCGACGAGGAACTCAAGGATGCCCCCAAGGGATTTGAGACCATTGATGCGGTGGGCAAGGATGTCAAGGGCTACAAGTTTCGGATCCAGGTTTATCCTCTGGATTGTCAGGGCTGCGGCAACTGCGCCGATATCTGCCCGGCCAAGACCAAGGCTCTCGTCATGAAGCCAATTCACACCCAGAGCACCAAGCAGGTGCCCCTTGAGCAGTATTTTGAAACGCTTCCCGTCCGCGATGATCTCACCCGCCGCACCACCGTAAAAGGCAGCCAGTTCAGCCAGCCCCTGCTGGAGTTCTCTGGCGCATGCGCCGGCTGCGGTGAAACCCCGTATGTCAAGGTGCTGACCCAGATGTTTGGCGAGCGCATGATCATTGCCAATGCCACAGGCTGCAGTTCCATCTGGGGGGCATCGGCTCCCTCTGTTCCTTATTGCACCAACAAGGACGGATTCGGTCCCACCTGGGGCAACTCTCTGTTTGAGGATGCAGCGGAATTCGGCTATGGCATGGGCCTGGCCGTCAACCAGCGGCGCAAATGGCTGGCCGACATGATCAACGAGGCCCTTGCGGCAGACATCTCCGATGAACTCAAAGAAGCCATGCGCGGGTGGCTGGAAAACATGAACAACGCTGAAGGCTCCCGCAAGTATGGCGATCAGATGAAACAATTGCTTGCCGGCATGGACAGAAGCCCCATGCTGCAATCCATTTATGATTTTGCCGACGTGTTTACCAAAAAATCCATCTGGGCCTTTGGCGGCGACGGCTGGGCCTATGATATCGGCTACGGCGGACTCGACCATGTGATTGCCTCGGGCGAAAATATTAATCTTCTGATCATGGACACCGAGGTTTACTCCAACACCGGGGGGCAGTCCTCCAAGGGCACGCCCACCGGGGCTGTGGCCAAGTTTGCCGCATCCGGAAAAAAGCTGAGCAAAAAAGACCTGGGCCGCATGGCCATGACCTATGGCTATGTTTATGTGGCTTCGGTGGCCATGGGCGCCAATAAGCAGCAGTTGATGCGGGCCTTTAAGGAGGCAGATGAGTATGACGGCCCTTCGGTGATCATCTGTTATGCACCCTGTATTAACCAGGGCATCCGCGTGGGCATGGGCAAGAGCCAGGAGGAAATGAAGCGGGCTGTGGAAAGCGGTTACTGGCCGTTGTACCGTTTTAACCCGGAACTGGAAAAAGAGGGCAAAAATCCCTTTGTTCTTGAATCCAAGGCGCCAGACGGCACGCTGCAGGAATTTCTTGGGGGTGAGACCCGGTTTGCTTCCCTGGAAAAAACTTTTCCAGAGGAATCCAAGAAGCTTCGCCAGCAGATTGAACAGGAGGCCAACCGCAAGTATGAAATTCTCAGGCTGATTGCAGATCCAAAATCCATCTGTGATGATGCCGAAGGCAGCAAAGAGCAAAAGGACGAAGGCAAAAACCAATAA
- the rsmA gene encoding 16S rRNA (adenine(1518)-N(6)/adenine(1519)-N(6))-dimethyltransferase RsmA produces the protein MTGPHRLLAASGLLPKKHMGQNFLADPSTAEMIVRRARLDNAVVVEIGAGVGALTLFAARAAKCVYAVEKDREIIDILRSVTDQAGVGNVDVRHDNIFDVDLDAIFRTEQEPLVVIGNLPYNISSQVIISLIFQRSIVSRAVLMLQAEMAQRLYAVAGTREYGRLSVMTQYCADVSRLARVRANQFYPRPRVDSEVVEMAFHSPRFPARNEAGLSAVVKAAFGQRRKTLKNALSGGGLGISGPGLLPILQAAGIDGARRAETLSVEEFVALSNAVGANS, from the coding sequence ATGACCGGACCGCATCGTTTATTGGCCGCCAGCGGGCTTTTGCCCAAAAAACACATGGGCCAGAATTTTCTGGCTGATCCATCCACTGCAGAGATGATCGTGCGCCGGGCCCGGCTTGACAACGCGGTTGTGGTGGAAATCGGAGCCGGGGTAGGGGCGCTGACCCTGTTTGCCGCCCGGGCGGCAAAGTGTGTTTATGCCGTGGAAAAGGACCGGGAAATCATTGACATTCTGCGGTCGGTCACGGATCAGGCCGGGGTTGGAAATGTGGATGTGCGCCATGACAATATTTTTGACGTGGACCTGGACGCCATTTTTCGAACAGAGCAGGAACCGCTGGTGGTGATCGGCAATCTGCCCTACAATATTTCCTCTCAGGTGATCATCTCCCTGATATTTCAGCGCAGCATCGTTTCCCGGGCGGTTTTGATGCTCCAGGCGGAAATGGCCCAACGTCTGTATGCAGTGGCGGGCACCCGGGAATACGGCCGGCTTTCGGTCATGACCCAGTACTGCGCTGATGTCAGCCGCCTGGCCCGGGTCAGGGCCAACCAGTTTTATCCCCGGCCGCGGGTGGATTCCGAGGTTGTTGAGATGGCCTTTCACTCCCCGCGGTTTCCGGCCAGAAACGAGGCCGGGCTGTCTGCGGTGGTAAAGGCGGCTTTCGGCCAGCGGCGCAAAACCCTGAAAAACGCTTTAAGCGGCGGTGGACTGGGGATATCCGGCCCGGGGCTTTTGCCGATTTTGCAGGCCGCAGGCATTGACGGGGCAAGGCGGGCTGAAACATTGTCCGTGGAGGAATTTGTGGCGCTGTCCAATGCCGTGGGGGCCAATTCATAG
- the can gene encoding carbonate dehydratase, producing MKNFDTLFENNRKWAETITSRDPDFFTRLSRQQKPGYLWIGCSDSRVPASRITDMMPGEIFVHRNIANLVVHSDLSCLSVIQYAVEALEIGHIIVCGHYGCGGVQAALENKDHGLIDNWLGHIRDVYRRHKAEIDTISDPKAKVNRLCEFNVRAQVINVCETTIVQNAWKSGRELAIHGLIYSLEDGLLKDLNPGISGLDQYRALLP from the coding sequence ATGAAAAATTTTGACACCTTGTTTGAAAACAACCGGAAATGGGCTGAAACAATCACCTCCCGGGACCCGGATTTTTTCACCCGCCTCAGCCGGCAGCAAAAACCCGGGTACTTGTGGATCGGATGTTCAGACAGCCGGGTTCCGGCCAGCCGTATAACGGACATGATGCCCGGCGAAATTTTTGTTCACCGAAACATTGCCAACCTGGTGGTGCACTCGGATCTCAGCTGCCTTTCGGTAATCCAGTACGCCGTGGAGGCACTGGAAATCGGCCATATCATTGTCTGCGGCCATTATGGATGCGGAGGCGTTCAGGCCGCTCTGGAAAACAAAGACCACGGATTGATTGACAACTGGCTGGGCCATATCCGGGACGTGTACCGCAGACACAAAGCCGAAATTGATACGATTTCCGATCCAAAGGCAAAAGTCAACCGGCTCTGCGAATTCAATGTCCGGGCCCAGGTCATCAATGTCTGCGAAACCACCATTGTACAAAACGCCTGGAAATCCGGTCGGGAGCTTGCCATCCACGGCCTGATCTACAGCCTTGAAGACGGTCTGCTAAAGGATCTCAATCCTGGCATTTCAGGGCTGGATCAGTACCGGGCGCTTTTGCCATAA
- the hisF gene encoding imidazole glycerol phosphate synthase subunit HisF gives MDETISIMPCLDMQNGRVVKGVHFVDIRDAGDPVECARAYCRAGADELALLDITATVEGRATMLDVVRGVAEVTTVPFTVGGGVSDVKSAEQILNAGADKVSTSSAAFRKPELIPEMVRAFGADKVTVAIDVDQNPAMTSGYEVYVDGGRTATGADAVEWARCVEGYGVPVILPTSKAGDGSRTGYDLPVIRAMKQAVSAKIVASGGAGEMRHFHDAVKAGATVLLAASVFHFGIIDIRELKTWLQKQGVAVQL, from the coding sequence ATGGATGAAACCATTTCCATCATGCCCTGCCTGGACATGCAAAACGGGCGGGTCGTCAAGGGGGTTCATTTCGTGGATATCCGGGACGCCGGCGATCCGGTGGAGTGTGCCCGTGCCTACTGCCGGGCCGGCGCAGATGAACTGGCCCTGCTCGATATCACCGCCACAGTGGAGGGCCGGGCCACCATGCTCGACGTGGTCCGCGGGGTTGCCGAAGTCACCACAGTTCCTTTTACAGTGGGCGGCGGGGTCTCTGATGTAAAATCCGCGGAACAGATCCTCAATGCCGGGGCCGACAAGGTTTCCACCAGCAGTGCAGCGTTTCGCAAACCCGAATTGATCCCGGAAATGGTCCGTGCTTTCGGGGCGGACAAGGTCACCGTGGCCATTGACGTGGACCAAAACCCGGCCATGACCTCGGGATATGAAGTGTATGTGGACGGCGGCCGTACGGCCACAGGGGCAGACGCCGTTGAGTGGGCCAGGTGCGTGGAGGGATACGGTGTGCCCGTGATCCTGCCCACCAGCAAGGCCGGTGACGGGTCCCGTACCGGATATGACCTGCCGGTGATCCGGGCCATGAAGCAGGCCGTGTCAGCAAAAATCGTGGCCTCGGGCGGAGCCGGAGAAATGCGGCATTTCCATGATGCCGTCAAAGCCGGAGCAACCGTACTGCTGGCCGCCTCGGTGTTTCATTTCGGTATCATTGACATCAGGGAGTTAAAAACCTGGCTGCAAAAGCAGGGCGTGGCCGTGCAGTTGTAA
- a CDS encoding TIGR03545 family protein, producing the protein MSRFIRWPGLAAFFVIVALGASVWLLMVDYAVRHVIEKTGTKAVGARVEVADADLSLFPLGLEITGLQVTHPNSPMRNAVVVEKIRMNFHTGEIIKGNKVVEDLSATGVGFDKPRKTSGAIAKKEKPSGASEISVAEKMREKLGRLPSATAESARQIIANEQLETLKQAQTLQQEIADARDRFSKRLENLPDQETFAGYKKRINDLKGGSGESGGLLGTLGRAGQAGEIRKDIQADLRALRETRQDLADTREKLQTGLADLRAAPGRDARRLTDKYALSPKGIGNMSALILGPKYAGWVENSLSWYLRLSPHVSAMMEKSRETEKRRRGEGIDLRFASRRPVPEYWIKTARVSADMGGMDVSGQISDIASDPRVLGRPLVFDFAGVGADNAGSVKINGRLDRTNPEHPADRADFQIREHTLSSLQLLDQDSMSVVLSKARLDAVDGSIRVAGAELDAEIAADLSDARFDVNPGGKEHFLVRALASALGDIRSFDVAASLGGTLTQPEMSIDSGLGDVLKASLSRDLEKHRAQMQQHLKQAISEKTGGAIDETESGFSALDAIEQELKKRLNLGASIL; encoded by the coding sequence ATGAGTCGTTTTATCCGATGGCCCGGACTGGCCGCGTTTTTTGTCATCGTGGCGCTCGGGGCTTCTGTCTGGCTGCTTATGGTGGATTACGCGGTCCGGCACGTGATCGAGAAAACCGGGACAAAAGCCGTGGGCGCCCGGGTGGAGGTAGCGGATGCGGATTTGAGCCTTTTCCCCCTGGGCCTGGAAATTACCGGCCTGCAGGTGACCCATCCGAATTCGCCCATGCGCAATGCTGTCGTGGTTGAAAAGATCCGGATGAACTTTCACACCGGCGAGATCATCAAGGGCAACAAGGTGGTGGAGGACTTGTCCGCCACGGGCGTAGGCTTTGACAAGCCCAGAAAAACCTCCGGCGCCATTGCCAAAAAGGAGAAACCTTCCGGGGCATCAGAAATTTCAGTGGCGGAAAAGATGCGCGAAAAGCTCGGCCGCCTGCCTTCTGCCACCGCAGAGAGCGCCAGACAGATCATTGCAAACGAGCAGCTCGAAACGCTGAAACAGGCCCAAACCCTGCAGCAGGAAATTGCCGATGCCAGAGACCGCTTTTCCAAAAGGCTGGAAAACCTGCCGGATCAGGAGACTTTTGCCGGCTACAAAAAGCGCATCAATGACCTCAAGGGCGGCTCCGGCGAGTCCGGCGGCCTGCTCGGGACCCTGGGCCGGGCAGGGCAGGCCGGGGAGATAAGAAAAGACATTCAGGCCGATCTTCGGGCCCTGCGTGAAACCCGGCAGGATCTGGCTGACACCCGGGAGAAACTGCAAACCGGGCTTGCGGATCTGCGGGCCGCCCCTGGCCGGGATGCCCGGCGGCTTACGGATAAATACGCCCTTTCCCCAAAGGGCATCGGCAACATGTCAGCCCTTATTCTTGGCCCCAAATATGCCGGGTGGGTGGAAAACAGTCTGAGCTGGTATCTGCGGCTTTCCCCTCATGTGTCGGCCATGATGGAAAAATCCCGGGAAACCGAAAAACGCCGGAGGGGAGAAGGCATTGACCTCAGATTTGCCTCTCGCCGGCCGGTGCCCGAGTACTGGATCAAAACCGCACGGGTATCTGCGGATATGGGCGGCATGGATGTTTCCGGACAGATCAGCGATATTGCCTCAGATCCCCGGGTGCTGGGCCGCCCCCTGGTGTTTGATTTTGCCGGTGTCGGGGCTGACAATGCAGGCAGTGTAAAAATCAACGGCCGCCTGGACCGCACCAATCCGGAACATCCCGCAGACAGGGCGGATTTCCAAATCCGGGAGCATACACTCAGCAGCCTGCAGCTGCTGGATCAGGACAGTATGTCGGTGGTTTTGAGCAAAGCCCGGCTCGATGCTGTTGATGGCAGCATCCGGGTTGCCGGTGCAGAACTGGATGCAGAGATTGCCGCTGACCTCAGTGACGCCCGGTTTGACGTAAATCCAGGGGGAAAAGAGCATTTCCTGGTCCGGGCCCTGGCATCTGCACTTGGCGATATCCGGTCCTTTGATGTGGCTGCAAGCCTTGGCGGAACCCTGACACAGCCCGAGATGAGCATTGATTCAGGCCTTGGCGATGTTTTAAAAGCCTCCCTGTCCCGGGACCTTGAAAAACACAGGGCGCAGATGCAGCAGCACTTAAAGCAGGCCATTTCAGAAAAGACAGGGGGCGCCATTGATGAAACCGAATCCGGTTTTTCCGCATTGGATGCCATTGAACAGGAACTCAAAAAACGCTTGAACCTGGGGGCCTCTATACTGTAA
- a CDS encoding TIGR03546 family protein has protein sequence MITLLAKLLKVLNAETDPGQISAALCLAMFFAFMPLMTLQHLILIFLVLVLRVNITGFILGWMVFSAVAFIIDPMLHAVGMAVLSAGALEGLWSTLYDSGFWRLTGFNNTIVMGGFVIALVLAVPLYFLFNFLIRRYRQYFLAWIQKTRLAQMVKGSRIFAAYQTVSGWRSSV, from the coding sequence ATGATAACTCTGCTGGCAAAGCTGCTCAAAGTCTTAAATGCCGAGACCGATCCCGGCCAGATCAGTGCGGCTTTGTGTCTGGCCATGTTTTTTGCCTTCATGCCCTTGATGACCCTGCAGCATCTGATTCTGATTTTTTTGGTGCTGGTTTTGCGGGTCAATATCACCGGGTTTATTCTGGGCTGGATGGTTTTTTCAGCAGTGGCCTTTATCATTGATCCCATGCTGCACGCTGTTGGCATGGCGGTTTTATCCGCCGGGGCCCTGGAGGGTCTCTGGAGCACGCTTTATGATTCGGGTTTCTGGCGCTTGACCGGGTTTAACAATACCATTGTCATGGGCGGGTTTGTGATCGCCCTGGTGCTGGCCGTTCCCCTGTATTTCCTGTTTAATTTTCTGATCCGCCGCTACAGGCAGTATTTTCTGGCCTGGATTCAAAAGACCCGCCTGGCCCAGATGGTCAAGGGATCGCGGATCTTTGCTGCCTATCAAACCGTTTCCGGATGGAGGAGTTCCGTATGA